GCCGCGAAAGAGTCGTGCATCCACTTCGTGCTCGGCACGCGCCTGCCGCTCACCGACATGAACGGCCTGACGGTGTGCGTCTATCCGACCGACCTGCCCTCCTATCGCCGCCTGTGCCGCCTGCTCACCATCGGCAAGCGGCGCACGACCAAGGGCAAGTGTGAACTGGGCTTTGATGATCTCGCTGCGCATGCGCAGGACCTGCTGGCGGTCACCATTCCGGATGGCATGCCCGATGAAGGCTTTACCGAATCGCTGATGCGCCTGCGCACCTGCTTTGATGATGATCGCCTCTCGCTGGCGGCGACGTGGCTCTACGGCCCCGATGATGCTGAACGCTTTGAGCGACTGAGCGATCTCGCCCACCGCTGCCGCGTGCCTCTGGTGGCCACCAACGATGCGCATCACCACATCCACGAGCGGCGCATGCTGCAGGATGTGCTCACCTGCATCCGCCACGGCTGCACGCTTGCCGAGGCCGGCTTTCACCTGCACGCCAACGCCGAGCGCCACCTCAAAGCCCCCGAAGAGATGCACCGCCTCTTTGCCGCGTGTCCCGAGGCGATCGAACGAGCCGTCCAAGTCGGCGAGCGCACGCGCGGCTTCAGCCTCGACCAGATCCGCTACGAATATCCCGATGAGATCGTCCCGCCCGGCGCCACGCCCATGAGTTACCTGCGCGATCTCGTCTGGCAAGGCGCCCGGCGCATGCACGGCGGGCGCGTTCCCGGCAAGGTGATCGCCCAGATCGAACACGAATTCGAACTCATCGATGAACTCAACTACGCCCCCTACTTCCTCACCGTCTACGACCTCGTGCAGTACGCCCGCAGCCTCGACCCGCCCATTCTCTGCCAGGGGCGCGGGGCGGCGGCGAACTCGGCGGTGTGCTACTACCTCGGCGTCACCGCCGTCGATCCGGTGCGCATCAACCTGCTCTTTGAACGCTTCGTCAGCCGGGAGCGCAACGAGCCGCCCGACATCGACATCGACTTCGAACACGAGCGGCGCGAAGAAGTCATCCAGTACATCTACCGCAAGTACGGCCGCGACCGGGCGGCGCTCACGGCCGAGGTGATCTCGTATCGCCGCCGCAGCGCCGTGCGCGACGTGGGCAAAGCCCTGGGCCTCTCGCTCGACTGCGTCGATCGCCTCGCCAAGACCATCGACTGGTGGGACGGCGGCGTGGTCGAGCCGCAGCGCCTGCGCGAGATGGGACTCAACCCCGACGAGCCGATCCTGCAGTGGCTCGCGCGGCTCGTGGGCGAGCTGCTTGGATTTCCGCGCCACCTCTCGCAGCACGTGGGCGGGTTCATCATCACCCGCTCGCCGCTGTGCGAACTCGTGCCCGTCGAGAACGCGGCCATGCCCGACCGCACCGTCGTCGAGTGGGACAAGGACGACATCGACGCCATGGGCATGCTCAAAGTGGATGTGCTCGGCCTGGGCATGCTCAGCGCGATCCGCCGCTGCCTCGAACTCATCAACCGGCACCACGGCACGGACCTGGCGCTGGGCACGATCCCCCCTGAAGATCCAGCGACGTATGAGATGATTCAGCACGCGGACACCGTGGGCGTGTTCCAGATCGAGAGCCGCGCGCAGATGTCGATGCTGCCGCGGCTCAAGCCCAGGAACTTCTATGACCTCGTCATCGAAGTGGCGATCGTGCGCCCCGGTCCGATCCAGGGTGACATGGTGCATCCCTACCTGCGGCAGCGCGCCGGCGAGGAAAAGATCGATTACGTACACCCGGCGATTGAAGAAGTGCTCAGCCGCACGCTCGGCGTGCCGCTCTTCCAGGAGCAGTGCATGGCCTTGGCGGTGAAGGCGGCCGGCTTCACGCCCGGCGAAGCCGACCAGTTGCGCCGCGCCATGGCGGCGTGGAAGCGCAAGGGCGATCAGATCTACCGCTTCGGGCAGAAGTTGATCGACGGCATGGTGCGCAACGG
This region of Phycisphaerales bacterium genomic DNA includes:
- a CDS encoding error-prone DNA polymerase, which encodes MQVEAKAQAGSDSLSTQYDAGAAPPYAELCVTSNFTFLTGASHPEEFVEQAAALGYRAIALTDLHTLAGVVRAHVAAKESCIHFVLGTRLPLTDMNGLTVCVYPTDLPSYRRLCRLLTIGKRRTTKGKCELGFDDLAAHAQDLLAVTIPDGMPDEGFTESLMRLRTCFDDDRLSLAATWLYGPDDAERFERLSDLAHRCRVPLVATNDAHHHIHERRMLQDVLTCIRHGCTLAEAGFHLHANAERHLKAPEEMHRLFAACPEAIERAVQVGERTRGFSLDQIRYEYPDEIVPPGATPMSYLRDLVWQGARRMHGGRVPGKVIAQIEHEFELIDELNYAPYFLTVYDLVQYARSLDPPILCQGRGAAANSAVCYYLGVTAVDPVRINLLFERFVSRERNEPPDIDIDFEHERREEVIQYIYRKYGRDRAALTAEVISYRRRSAVRDVGKALGLSLDCVDRLAKTIDWWDGGVVEPQRLREMGLNPDEPILQWLARLVGELLGFPRHLSQHVGGFIITRSPLCELVPVENAAMPDRTVVEWDKDDIDAMGMLKVDVLGLGMLSAIRRCLELINRHHGTDLALGTIPPEDPATYEMIQHADTVGVFQIESRAQMSMLPRLKPRNFYDLVIEVAIVRPGPIQGDMVHPYLRQRAGEEKIDYVHPAIEEVLSRTLGVPLFQEQCMALAVKAAGFTPGEADQLRRAMAAWKRKGDQIYRFGQKLIDGMVRNGIPLDFAQRCFEQIKGFSEYGFPESHAASFALLVYASAWMKRHYPAEFSAAVINSQPMGFYAPAQLVRDAREHRVQVGGVDVNCSDWDCTIEDGALRLGMRLVKGMKEQDARQLREAVAQRGPFSTMIDLWRASGAPAAALRRLASADAFGSMGLTRQQALWHARLLRDDDLPLFDSVNESTEPPAKLPGIGPQRQVVLDYHATGLSLKAHPVSFARARLDALGVMRCAELADPQRAPDGARVKVAGIVLVRQRPGTASGVTFITLEDETGISNLVVWKRTYDRDRREAGARLLIAHGRVQREGEVVHVVVRRLKGFDEALDGLSANSRDFR